In Mycetocola spongiae, the genomic stretch GCTTCCGGGAGGGACGAATATCGTCGTTAAAGATCACGGCATCGCCGGGCTCCGCCTGCTCGGCAATAACCTCCGAGATCTCGCGCAGGTCGCTGCCGTCCTTTCCAAACGCCGAGCGCTGCGAGAGATAGCTCGGGGCGGAGGCAAGGACCAGGCCCACCACCAGCACCCAGGACACCAGCACCGATACCGATGCCGATGCCGAGAGCGGGCGGATACGGCGGGCGATCTCACGGATTCCCAGCATCATCATGATGGCCACCGCGGGGGTGCAGATCGAGAGATAGCGCTGGGAATAACTCGGGGAAACGATGCTGATCAGGCCCAGCAGGATCGGGGGCAGGATCATCCAGGCCAGCGCGAGCGTCTCCAGGGGCTGCTTCTCGCGACGGCGCAGGACCATCCCCACAATAGCGATCACGATCAGGATCCAGGCGGGGATCGCGAGCGCCCCGCTGCCAAACCACTGCGTGATAAACACGCCGTCCCAGCCGGGCGGGCGGTTGGCCAGGAAGCCGATCTGATCGCGCTCCAGATAGCCCATCACGATCACCGGGAGGCTGAAGACCACCGCGATGCACCCGAAGATCACTGTGCGCCAGAAGCGGTCGGGACCGCGCCGGTTCAGCAGCAGCCAGACACCCAGGACGGGCAGGATCAGCAGCGAATACATAAACATCGTGGCGGTGAGGGCGAGGCAGATGGCCCAGACCCACCACAGCCAGCGGCGGCGCGGATAGGCATCCAGGAGCGCGATCAGGCCATAAACAATCCAGACCACGCCGGCCGCGGCCAGGGCATAACCGCGCGCCTCGGAACCGATATTGGTGACGCGGGGAAGGACGGCAAAGATGACCGTGGCGATCGCGGCCAGGTGGGGTCCCGCCATCC encodes the following:
- a CDS encoding glycosyltransferase family 39 protein codes for the protein MQTNRWAALARLPRPIYALIAGVIATFISALGSGNASYWGDEAASVMSATRSLDSLWPMLGTVDAVHGLYYVFLHGWIDIFGPSEFSTRMPAAIAVGFAAAGLLLLVWRMAGPHLAAIATVIFAVLPRVTNIGSEARGYALAAAGVVWIVYGLIALLDAYPRRRWLWWVWAICLALTATMFMYSLLILPVLGVWLLLNRRGPDRFWRTVIFGCIAVVFSLPVIVMGYLERDQIGFLANRPPGWDGVFITQWFGSGALAIPAWILIVIAIVGMVLRRREKQPLETLALAWMILPPILLGLISIVSPSYSQRYLSICTPAVAIMMMLGIREIARRIRPLSASASVSVLVSWVLVVGLVLASAPSYLSQRSAFGKDGSDLREISEVIAEQAEPGDAVIFNDDIRPSRKPRLALRLYPEAFSGILDPGLTRAFDRTDFLWDEALPAAETPVPAEVDTLWYVISGSDKPERAPKDLATFEAQGFSVDELVKIKRTWVYRLVRDVG